The segment GCCGGCCAATTCGCGCGCGTCGTCCGCTTCGATCCGGCCGGCAACAATGGGCCGATGTCGGTTACGCTCGACCGCAAGCTTGCGGTCGACCTCGATGCGACCTCGGTCGTCACCGTGGTTCAGATGCATCAGAACTATCTCATTGTCGACAACACATTCCAGGATGTCGGCGTCGCCGCACAATTCTACGGCACCGGCCTGAATCATGTGCTTGCCGGAAACGTCGCCACGCGAACTGGCGGTTTCTTCGACCGCGGAATGACCTATCACCATTTTCAGCCCAGCTGGCAGGTCCAGCTCCTCAACAACCGGATTACCGAAGGCAACGCCTACCAGGCGGGGCCGGATCGCACGATCGCGTCCGGCGAAGCCTTGATCGCGGTTCAGGCGGTGCGCTCGCTCGGTGTGTGGAACCTGCCGCCGTTGGTTCGCGGCGTGATCGTGCGCGGTAACCGGATGGACAACGACTCTCATATCGAAGTGACCGGTGTCACGCCGGCCTTCCCGGGCGTACGTGACGTTGTGATCGAGGACAATGTTATTGGAGCGTCGCGTGTTGGCTTGGTGATCGACCGCGGGGTGTTGTTGACCACTGAACGGCGCAACACGGTCAATGTCATCGACAGGTGACCTCCTCGGCGCGCCGACCCGGTCGAATTGCCGCGGAACCTGCCGCGAGGGACGCGGCATCTGTGACGCGCAGATGACGCAATGGGGGTTTGTTTTATTTCGCCGAAGCAAGGGGGAGCACGTCTCATATCTGGGCACCTGACGACCGGCTTTGGCGGGGCATCGGGTGGCCCGAGACACGCGTGGTCACGCGGCAGGCAAGCAGTCGAGGATTTGGACGGGGGCGCGTCGATGGCGCCAATCCCCGGCGGACAACGATGGATATTCGAACGGTCGTGCCAGCCAATCCAATCGATCAGGCGGAGCGGGAAGATCTCGACGACGCGATCTCCGTGTCGGACCTCGTCGAGAAGATCTGGGGCTTTTTCCGTCGTCAGTACCTGGTCTTTCTGATCGTCACCGCCTGCGCGATCGGTCTCGGCGTGGCCTATCTCCTGACGACGCCGGCGCGTTACACAGCGCATGCAATGGTGCTGATCGACTCCAGCAAATTGCGGGTGCTGCAACAGCAGCAGACGTCATTCGCGGACACGCCGCTCGACACCACTCAGGTCGAAACCCAGGTCGAAGTCCTGAAGTCCGACGGCGTCGGAATGTCCGTCGTGAAAGAGATGCATCTGGCGGAGGACGCTGAGTTCGCCGGATCTGGCGGAAGGTTTTGGGGGACTGATAGTTCGACGCAGAGCCTGGAGAGCCGGCAGTCGCAGGCTCTGGACGCAGTTTTGCGTCAGCGCACCATCACCCGCGTCGGCCGCACCTATGTGCTCGACGTCGCCTTTACCTCGCTGCGTCCCGATCGCGCCGCTGAAATAGCCAATGGGATCGGCGAGGCCTACATCGTCGACCAGCTCGAGTCGAAATACCAGGCCACAAGGCGAGCCAGTAAATGGCTCCAGGATCGGATCGCCGAACTGAGGGAGCAGGTTTCAGCCGTCGACCGCGCCGTGCTCGACTACAAGGAAAAAAACAAGATCGTCGACATCGCTATCGCCTCGTCGTCCGGAGGAGCCAACACCAGCACGCGATCGCTGGAAGAGCAGCAACTCGGCGAGATCACGAGTCAACTGAGTACAGCGCGCGGGACCAGCGCCGAGGCGAAGGCGCGGCTCGATCGCATCCAGGATATCCTGAAAATGGATATCCCCGACGCGTCCGTCGTGGATTCGCTGAAAAGCGAGATCGTCATTCGGTTGCGCAATCAGTATCTCGACCTGGCCCAGCGTGAGGGTATCCTGTCGCAGCGCTACGGGAGCGACCATCAGGCGGCGATCAACGTGCGGGCCCAGATGGAGCAGGTGCGCCAATCCATCACCGACGAGCTGCGCCGTATCGCTGAAAGCAACAAGAGCGACTATGAGATCGCCGTCGCACGCGAGCAGTCGCTCAAGAACAAGCTCGCGGACATGGTCTCGGATGCGAGGCTCACCAACCGCGAACGCATCGGCTTGCGCGAGCTCGAGAGCAATGCCCAGGCCATTCACGCGATCTACGACAGCTTCCTCCAGCGCTACATGGAGGCGATCCAGCAGCAATCGTTTCCGATCACGGAGTCCCGCGTCATCAGCGCGGCGACGGCGCCCAAGCAGAAGAGCAGCCCGCGCACATCCGTCGTGCTTGGTGCCGCCACGGTTCTGGGGCTTGCGCTCAGCCTGGTGATCGCCGGCTTGCGCGAGGCGCTCGACCCGGTTTTCCGCAGCACGCGCCAGGTGCGGGAAACCCTCCAGGTCAAATGTCTCGCCGTGGTGCCCTTGCTGGACGCTCCGCCGCGATCGCGTTTGCCGGCGCCCTTGCGGCGCTATATCGGGCTGGACGCCGTGCCGCCTGGCGGAGCGGATCCGCTGTTGGGCCGCGCGGTTCTCGATCCGTCGTCGCTGTTTGCGTCGGCGTTCCGCTCGATCAAGGTCGCGGTCGACGTCAGCACGGCCGGTCGGCGGAGCAGGGTCGTCGGCGTGATCTCGACGCTGCCTGACGAGGGAAAATCGACGATCGCCAGCAACTTCGCCGAACTGATCGCACATGTCGGCAAGAAGGTCATCTTGGTCGACGGTGACCTTCCCAATCCGACGATCAGCCGGGCCATGGCCCCGGATGCGGCCAATGGCCTGCTCGAAGTACTCGCCGGCGAGGTCGCGCTGCACGATGCACTCCGCACCGCGCGCGGGCTCGACTTCCTCCCGACAATCCTCGGGTCCAGATCGGCTCAGGGCAGCGAGCTTCTCAGCTCGGAGGCCCTG is part of the Bradyrhizobium commune genome and harbors:
- a CDS encoding AAA family ATPase — translated: MDIRTVVPANPIDQAEREDLDDAISVSDLVEKIWGFFRRQYLVFLIVTACAIGLGVAYLLTTPARYTAHAMVLIDSSKLRVLQQQQTSFADTPLDTTQVETQVEVLKSDGVGMSVVKEMHLAEDAEFAGSGGRFWGTDSSTQSLESRQSQALDAVLRQRTITRVGRTYVLDVAFTSLRPDRAAEIANGIGEAYIVDQLESKYQATRRASKWLQDRIAELREQVSAVDRAVLDYKEKNKIVDIAIASSSGGANTSTRSLEEQQLGEITSQLSTARGTSAEAKARLDRIQDILKMDIPDASVVDSLKSEIVIRLRNQYLDLAQREGILSQRYGSDHQAAINVRAQMEQVRQSITDELRRIAESNKSDYEIAVAREQSLKNKLADMVSDARLTNRERIGLRELESNAQAIHAIYDSFLQRYMEAIQQQSFPITESRVISAATAPKQKSSPRTSVVLGAATVLGLALSLVIAGLREALDPVFRSTRQVRETLQVKCLAVVPLLDAPPRSRLPAPLRRYIGLDAVPPGGADPLLGRAVLDPSSLFASAFRSIKVAVDVSTAGRRSRVVGVISTLPDEGKSTIASNFAELIAHVGKKVILVDGDLPNPTISRAMAPDAANGLLEVLAGEVALHDALRTARGLDFLPTILGSRSAQGSELLSSEALKMLIERLRETYDYIIIDLPPLGPVAEVRATAGIVDTYVQVIEWGRSRKNTVRQQLLGAPEIYERLLGVVLNKVDLREFGRHEMLDDVASSHGYY